The following are encoded in a window of Fimbriimonadaceae bacterium genomic DNA:
- a CDS encoding SPFH domain-containing protein gives MKEKHISALPGGVMLVVSLALFFGSLATIIVAASQNKEDLVLPGVIGIVVWSLLLGGFMVIEPNGSKVLLLFGKYAGTVREQGFYWTNPFQSKRNMSLRVRTLNGEKLKVNDLVGNPIEIAAIIVWQVSDTFKASFVVDSYEDYVRLQSETALRHSASSYPYDADDDQPSLRRNASEVSDHLLAELREKLAVAGVEVLEARLSHLAYAPEIAGAMLRRQQAAAVIAARQRIVDGAVGMVEMALNRMDAEGVIQLDEERKATMVQNLMVVLCSEHSAQPVVNAGTLYN, from the coding sequence GTGAAGGAAAAACACATTAGCGCACTGCCGGGCGGGGTCATGCTTGTCGTCAGCTTGGCGCTCTTCTTTGGATCCCTAGCGACGATCATCGTGGCCGCGTCACAAAACAAGGAGGACCTTGTCCTGCCGGGCGTGATCGGCATCGTCGTCTGGTCGCTCTTGCTCGGTGGCTTCATGGTCATCGAGCCGAACGGCTCCAAAGTCTTGCTGCTCTTCGGAAAATACGCGGGCACGGTGCGGGAACAAGGCTTCTACTGGACGAACCCGTTCCAGAGCAAGCGCAACATGTCGCTTCGCGTCCGGACGTTGAACGGGGAGAAGCTGAAGGTGAACGACCTGGTCGGCAACCCGATCGAGATCGCGGCGATCATCGTCTGGCAGGTCAGCGACACATTTAAGGCCAGCTTTGTCGTGGACAGCTACGAGGACTATGTCCGGCTTCAGAGCGAGACCGCCCTACGGCACTCCGCCAGCAGCTATCCCTATGACGCCGACGACGACCAGCCGAGCCTGCGCCGCAACGCCAGTGAAGTGAGCGACCACCTGCTCGCCGAACTCCGTGAGAAGCTGGCTGTGGCGGGGGTCGAAGTGTTGGAGGCCCGGCTTTCGCACCTCGCCTATGCCCCGGAGATCGCGGGTGCCATGCTCCGCCGCCAGCAAGCGGCGGCGGTGATCGCCGCCCGCCAGCGGATCGTCGACGGTGCGGTGGGCATGGTAGAGATGGCCCTCAACCGCATGGACGCCGAAGGCGTCATCCAATTGGACGAAGAGCGTAAAGCGACAATGGTGCAAAACCTGATGGTCGTCCTTTGCAGCGAGCATTCCGCCCAACCGGTCGTCAACGCGGGCACACTCTACAACTGA
- a CDS encoding 3-deoxy-7-phosphoheptulonate synthase, translating into MQRPVDDLRIQATRPLLPPAILIEEVPQGASAAETVASSRESLRDILLGVDDRIAVFVGPCSVHDVDAALEFAQRLKPHADRLAGDLFVVMRAYFEKPRTVGGWKGLINDPDLDESFRINKGLRLARTLLRDITDLGLPCATEFLDTTVPQHIADFVSWGAIGARTVESQTHRELASGLSMPVGFKNCTDGRIQPAVDAVQAARMPHWFPSATKDGVAALSYSTGNDCGHVVLRGGAGGPNYDAETVAATSAKLGAAGLPSRVVVDCSHGNSGKDPERQKVVMAAVAAQVAGGSPHVMGVMLESHLVGGRQDYVPGQAVYGQSVTDACLAFDETVPLLDELAAAVRRARS; encoded by the coding sequence ATGCAAAGACCCGTCGACGACCTGCGCATCCAGGCCACGCGACCCTTGCTGCCGCCGGCGATCTTGATCGAGGAGGTGCCCCAGGGCGCTTCCGCCGCCGAGACGGTCGCCAGCTCGCGTGAATCGTTGCGGGACATCCTTTTGGGGGTTGACGACCGCATTGCCGTGTTCGTCGGCCCGTGCAGTGTCCATGACGTCGATGCGGCCCTCGAATTTGCGCAACGCCTCAAGCCCCACGCAGACCGTCTCGCGGGCGACCTCTTCGTCGTGATGCGGGCGTACTTTGAAAAGCCCCGCACTGTCGGTGGTTGGAAAGGCCTCATCAACGACCCGGACCTAGACGAGTCGTTTCGGATCAACAAGGGCCTGAGGTTGGCGCGGACGCTTCTACGTGACATCACCGATTTGGGCCTGCCCTGTGCGACCGAGTTTTTGGACACGACGGTGCCCCAGCACATCGCCGACTTTGTCAGCTGGGGGGCCATCGGGGCACGGACAGTGGAGAGCCAGACCCACCGGGAGTTGGCCAGCGGCCTCTCCATGCCGGTCGGGTTCAAAAACTGCACGGACGGACGGATCCAGCCCGCGGTGGACGCCGTCCAGGCGGCGCGGATGCCCCACTGGTTCCCCAGCGCGACCAAGGACGGCGTCGCCGCCCTCAGCTACTCCACCGGCAACGACTGCGGCCACGTCGTGCTCCGGGGAGGCGCGGGTGGGCCGAACTACGACGCCGAGACCGTCGCGGCGACGAGCGCGAAGCTTGGCGCGGCCGGCTTGCCGTCCCGCGTGGTCGTCGATTGCAGCCACGGCAACAGCGGCAAGGACCCCGAACGGCAGAAAGTCGTCATGGCCGCCGTCGCCGCCCAGGTCGCCGGAGGCTCGCCTCACGTGATGGGGGTCATGCTGGAAAGCCACTTGGTCGGGGGAAGGCAAGACTACGTGCCGGGGCAGGCCGTCTATGGCCAGAGCGTCACCGACGCCTGCCTTGCATTTGACGAGACCGTCCCGCTGCTCGACGAGTTGGCCGCCGCGGTCCGCCGCGCCAGGTCCTGA
- a CDS encoding c-type cytochrome yields the protein MTRVRSLAMASALAFLGFTVATSYATGQEQEKKAEEVYKNIKTFKGQPASAIMPAMHAMSQALGTDCAHCHEGQDFAKDDLQPKDTAREMVELTKELNDKYFNGRPEVTCFTCHHGQGHPDGTASPFPVAPRLRGAGSSAEPVLTAFVEATKKPSGTTQLKFVGTTEGDGESHEVTTYQASDGRFYESEKGGYTIGYDLKDAWFDAGTGRSVVPPPDSDALVRFGRTFWSGLPSLEKATSGTETVDGKPAKVVRATVGATPVKLFFDPTTKLLFRVVYFDRSIVGPMNDIYEYGDYKAVGGTMVPMTMSHWESATKKVSRKYTSVTVESSVDAKQYSVK from the coding sequence ATGACACGGGTCCGCTCACTTGCAATGGCTTCGGCCTTGGCGTTTCTCGGCTTTACCGTCGCCACGTCATACGCGACCGGCCAAGAGCAGGAGAAGAAGGCCGAGGAAGTCTATAAGAACATCAAGACCTTCAAGGGTCAGCCCGCCAGCGCGATCATGCCCGCGATGCATGCGATGAGCCAGGCGTTGGGCACCGACTGCGCCCACTGCCACGAGGGCCAGGACTTCGCCAAGGACGACCTTCAGCCGAAAGACACCGCACGCGAAATGGTGGAGCTCACCAAGGAGCTGAACGACAAGTACTTCAACGGTCGGCCCGAGGTGACGTGCTTCACCTGCCACCATGGCCAGGGGCACCCCGACGGCACCGCGAGCCCCTTCCCGGTCGCGCCGCGCCTACGAGGTGCCGGTAGCAGCGCCGAGCCAGTCCTTACCGCGTTTGTCGAGGCGACCAAGAAGCCGTCGGGGACCACCCAACTCAAGTTTGTCGGGACGACAGAAGGGGACGGAGAATCCCACGAGGTGACGACTTACCAGGCATCAGACGGCCGGTTCTATGAGTCCGAAAAAGGTGGGTATACGATTGGATACGACCTCAAGGACGCCTGGTTCGACGCCGGTACGGGCCGCTCTGTGGTCCCGCCACCCGACAGCGACGCCTTAGTCCGCTTTGGCCGCACCTTCTGGTCTGGTCTGCCGTCGCTCGAGAAAGCCACGTCCGGCACCGAGACGGTGGACGGAAAACCGGCAAAAGTCGTCCGGGCGACGGTCGGTGCGACCCCGGTAAAGCTGTTCTTCGACCCGACGACAAAACTCTTGTTCCGTGTCGTGTACTTCGACCGTTCGATCGTCGGCCCAATGAACGACATCTACGAGTACGGTGATTACAAAGCGGTCGGCGGGACGATGGTGCCCATGACGATGTCGCACTGGGAGTCTGCGACGAAGAAGGTCTCGCGCAAGTACACGTCGGTCACTGTCGAGTCGTCGGTGGACGCGAAACAGTACTCGGTGAAGTGA